The genomic segment TCGGCCCGGAAGGAGTGCTCGCGGGCCTCGGCCGAGCCGGCCAGGGCGCCGAGGTCGCGCAGGGGTCCGGCGCCCCAGCCGCCGCCCTCGCGCTGCGTGCCCTCCTGGAGGCCGATCCAGGCCTCGTAGGTGTTGATGGGCTCCAGCGGGACCGACTGGTTGAGCACCTCGCGCACCTGGGGGTGGCTGTCGCCGCTCCGGAGCTGTTCGTCGAGCATCCCGCCGCGTCCCGTCCTCGTTGCCGAAAGCGTGCCGAGCGTATCGGCCGCCGGGCCGTCGGAACCGCTACCGCAACCAGGCCCGCGCCATGGCTCACCGCTGAGCGCGGCGCGCGATCGTACCCGGATTCAGCTGCGCTCAATCCAGACTTAGCACTGAACTGCTGTCGGAAGCGCTAGTTTCGGCTTGTCACGAAGGTCACAGATCGGCATGTTCATCGCCGGACGCACGGAAGTGTCGTCGGTCACGGTGAGACGGCGGCGCGCGGGGGCCCGTGCGGAACGTTGTGGAGGCCGGCCCCGCCCGGGGTCGTCCTGAACTGCAGTCCGCACTGGAGGAGACAGGATGCACGAATCGAGCGATCGCTCGAAGGGCCTTCGGCCCGTGACGCGGCGGAAGTTCGTCGCGCGCACGGCGGCCGCGGGGTCGTTGGTCGCTGCCGGCGGGGCCCTCGCGGCCTGCGGCAGCAGCAAGAGCAGCACCAGCAACAGCGCGGCGAGCACCGTCGGCAGCGGGTCCAAGCCCAAGCCCGTCGCCACCGGCAGCGCGATCGGCCAGGAGCTGCAGAAGATCCTGGGCACGCCGGACGCCCTCATCGCGAAGGGCCCCGGCACGTTCAAGATCGCCGGGCAGTTCGCGATCTCGGGCGCCGGGTCGGTGTACGGCCTGCAGCAGACGGCGGGCTTCAAGTACGGCGCCCAGCACGTCGCCGAGTGGACGAACGGCAAGCTGCAGTTCGACACGAAGTACTACGACAACAAGTCGGGGGTGCCGCAGGCCGAGGCGGCCGCGGGCCGCGAGGCGGGCCTGTCGAAGGTGCCGGTGCTCATCAGCTCCTACATCTTCGGCTTCGGCGCGATCCTGCCGTTCGCCAAGCAGTACAAGATGTTCAGCCCCGACCCCGGCGGCGGAGCAGGCCCGATCCCGGGTCCGTTCGCCTCGGCGCCGTACTGCTACGGCTTCCGCTCGGGCTACCCGACGGACTGCATGGAAGGGATCATCAAGTACTTCCGCGAGACGTTCCCGGACAAGAAGCGCTTCGTCACGGTCCAGCCGGTCATCGCGCCGCCGTACAACAACGCGGTGAAGGACTTCCTCAAGAAGCTGTGGCCGAAGTACAACATCGACTTCGCCGGTGACCTCCTGGCGCCACTGGGCGCCACCGACTACAGCTCGACGGTGCAGAAGGTCAAGCAGCTCAACCCAGACGTGGTCCTGTGGATGACCTTCGGCGCCGATCCGGCCTACCAGGCCAAGGAGATGCGCCGCCAGGGCGTCAACGTCATCAACGCGGCGGTCGACCACACGTCGATCGTGGCCAAGCTGGCCGGCTCGGCGTGGAAGGGCTGGTACTTCGGGTTCGACAACCTGGACACCGCCAACCCGCCCAACCCGTGGAGCAAGTTCTTCATCGACAACTGGAAGAAGGACAACAACGGCGACACACCGGGCTACTTCAACGCCGGTGACTACATCACCGCGTTCGCCGTGGCCCGCCTGATGAACGACATCCTCAAGGCCGGCGGGGACATCCACAACGGCGATGACTACGTCAAGGCGCTGGAGGCCAACCCGTCGTTCGACCATGTCTACGGGGGCAGCGCCACCGAGGTCGGCAAGATGGTCATCGACACCAAGACGCACTCGCCGAGCGCGATCACGATGCTCCTGTTCCAGTCCAAGGGAACGGGCAACTGGCTCGACACGACGCCGTTGGCGACCTACGGGATCAACGCCGCGGACTACAAGAAGGTCTGATCCTGGCGTCGCTCATCCCGCCGGACAGGCGGGGGTGAGCGGCCCGGTGCGGACTCGGGCAGGCGCGCCGCACGCAGCGTGCCTGCCCGATCACCGCAGCCCCCCTGCGGGGCGCTACCGATGACGGCGCGGCGGCGGACCGGGAGGCTGCCGCCATGTCCATCGTGGCGATCGTGCTCATCGTCCTGGCGGCCGTGCTCGTGGCGCTCGCCCTCAGCGCCATCCGCATCGTGCGCGAGTACGAGCGGGTCGTGGTCTTCCGGCTCGGCCGGCTGCGCGGTGCGCGCGGGCCCGGCCTGGTGCTGGTCATCCCGGTCATCGAGCGCACGCGCTGGGTCAACCTGCAGATCGACACGGCCGACATCCCGCCGCAGGACCTGATCACCAAGGACAACGTGACGATCCGCGTCGAGGCCGCGGTCTTCTACCGCGTCGTGGACCCGATCAAGGCGGTGGTCGCCATCCGCGACTACCAGCACGGCGTGCTGCGCATCGCGCAGACCACGCTGCGCGCGACGCTGGGCCAGCACGAGCTCGACGACCTGCTCGCCCACCAGGCGGCGATCAACGACCTGCTCGAGCAGACGATCGACGCGGCGACCGAGCCGTGGGGCATCAACGTCGTCAAGGTCGAGACCCGCGACGTCGACCTCCCCGACACGATGAAGCGCGCGATGGCACGTCAGGCCGAGGCCGAGCGCGAGCGGCGCGCGAAGATCATCGCCGCCGAGGGCGAGTTCCAGGCCGCCGAGCGGCTCTCGCAGGCGGCCGGTGTGATCGGGCGTGAGCCCGGGGCGCTGACGCTGCGCACCCTGCAGACGCTCGCCGAGGTCGCCAGCGAGCACAACTCCACGCTCGTGCTGCCGATCCCGATCGACGTGCTCGAGGCCGCGCGGCGCATGGCCGCGCCCGCCACGCCCAACGGCAGCAGCGTGCGCTGAGGCTCCGTGGTTACCCGCATGACCACCGCACGCAAGTGCGGATGGCGGGCGCCCCCGGGCGGCGGTACCGTCGCACCATGACCGGTCATCCCTCCGTGCTGCACGTGAGCCCCGGCCACGACGGGGCCTGGGTCGTGGCCGACGACGAGGATCGCGACACCCAGCTGTCGCGGCACGCCGACGCCTCCGAGGCGCTGCGGGTCGCGACGGAGCGCCTGCGCCGCCACGGCGGCGGCGAGGTGCTCGTGCACGACCGCTACCACCACGTCCATCCGCATCGCTGCGCGGGCCGCGTGTGAGCGCCGGCCCGGGCGCCGTCCTACGTCCTGGACCATCTCGGCCTGCCGGTCGCCGACGTCGCCGCGTCGCGGCGCTTCTACGAGGCCGCGCTGGCGCCGCTGGGCTTCGCGGTCGTCATGGAGGTCCCGGGGGTGGCCGGCGCCGGGTTCGGCGTGCCCGGCAAGCCGTCGTTCTGGATCCGCCCGGGCGGCCCGGCGGGTCCCGTGCACATCGCCTTCCACGCGACCGACCGCGGCCGCGTCGACGCCTTCCACGCCGCGGCGCTGCAGGCCGGCGGGACCGACAACGGGCCGCCCGGGCTGCGCACGCACTACCACCCCGGCTACTACGGCGCGTTCGTGCTCGACCCCGACGGCAACAACGTCGAGGCCGTCTGCCACACGCCGTCGGGCTAGCCGGCCGGCGGCTGCGCACCCGCCGCGGCCAGCAGCGGTCGCAGGTCGTCGAGCTTGTCGTAGGTCCACCACAGGTAGTTCGTGGTGCCCGACTCGCGCAGCGGGTGCAGGTCGGCGTGGGCCGGGTCGTCGATGAACCCCTGGAAGGCCTCCGGGCTCTCCCACTCGACGAGGATCATCGCCTGACGGGGCCTGACGCCGCCGCCGGTGCGTGCTCCCGCCAGCTTGCCCAGCGCCACGACGCGGCCGTGGTGCTCGGCGACGGCCTGGGCCGAGCGGCGGGCGTAGGCGCGGTAGTCGTCGTTGGGGGCCAGGTCGAACAGGTTGAGGGCGTAGAGCGCGGCCATGGCGCCATCATGGCGGCTCATGCACGTCCTCGCACCGGTGCTCGTGGCGCTCGGGATCGCGCTCGGCGTCTACGCCGCCGCGGTCCTGGCGCTCATCGCGCTCGGACGCCGCTCCGACGCACGCGCCGTCGCGGGCTTCATCCCGGACTGCCTCGTCCTGGCCCGCCGGCTGCTGGGCGACGACCGCGTCGCCCGCCGCCACAAGGCGCTGGTCGGCGCCCTCGTGGTCTACCTGGCCATGCCGTTCGACCTCGTGCCCGACGTCATCCCGGTCGCGGGCCAGCTCGACGACGCCGTGCTCGCGGCCCTCGTGCTGCGGGTCGTCCTGCGCGGGGCCGGCGCGTCGCTGCTGCGCGAGCACTGGCCGGGGCCCGAGCGCTCCCTGCGGGTCGTCGAGCGCCTGGCCGGCGGCCGGTAGCCGCCGTGCGCGAGGCGGGACCGTCAGCCCAGCGCCTCGGCCGGCCGCAGCCGCGTCGCCCACCAGGCGGGGTAGAGGCTCCCGAGGGCCCCGGTGGCCAGCGCCAGCGGGATGGCCACCGCGAAGGTCGCCGCCGTGACGTGCGGGGTCACGAGGGCCGAGGCCCCCGTCGCACGGACGAGCAGCCCGGCGCCCACGGTGCCCAGCACGCTGCCGGCCACGGCGCCTGCGAGACCCAGGACCAGGCCCTGGCCGAGCACGAGCGCGGCGACGAGGCGCCGGGGCCAGCCGACGGCCAGCAGCAGGGCGAAGTCGCGCCGCCGCTCGACGGCCGCCAGCACCATGGTGTTGGCCACGCCGATGCCGCCGATGATCAGCGCCAGAGCGACGAACACGATCGCGGCCTCGCGGATCAGCAGGCTGTTCGTGTCGACGCGCGTGACCTGGCCGGGCTGGCTGATGGCGACCGTCCCGCGGAACGCGCGCTCCAGCCGCCGGCCCACGTCGGCGGCCCGCGCGCCGGGACGCAGCGACACGGCGATCGTCGTGGCATCGCCGGGGCGCCCGAGCAGCCGCTGGACGGCCGCGAGCGTCAGCGCCGCGCCCTGGTCCTCGAACGGGACCCCGGCGTGGTAGACGCCGACGATGCGGGCCGGCCCGCGGACCATCGGCAGCCGGTCTCCCATGCCGAGCCCCAGCGTTCGTGCGGCGCCGTCGCCGAGCGCAGCCTCGCCGGCACGCAGCGGCGGGCGGCCCGAGAGGAACACGACGCGACGCGCCACGAACCCGCGCGGGTCGACGCCGAAGACCAGGAACGACCGACGGGTCGTGAGCTCGCCGGTGGCCACCGCCACGGCGGTGGCGTCGCGCACGCCCGGCGTGCGGCGGACGCGCACGACGAGCGACGTCGGCAGCGTCGAGGCCGTGAGGTCGCCGACGCCGCCCTGGAACAGCCCGAGCTCCGAGCCGCCGAGGTGGATCAGCCCCGACGCGCCGCGCTCGATCCCCGAGCTGAGCGACAGCAGCGCGACGATCGTCGCCACGCCCATCGCCACGCCGGCCGCCGTCAGCACGGTGCGGGCGACGTGGCGGCGCAGGTCGACCAGGACGAGGCGGAGCATCCGATCAGCCGGGCAGGAGCCCCGGGACGGCGACGATCCGCCAGCGTCCCTCGCGCTTGGCGAGAGCGACGCGCTGGCGCGGGAACTGGGTGCCGTCGGCGACCTCGGCGCGCGCGGTCGTCCCGGTGACGACGACGTGGCCGACATCGGCGCCGCGCAGGGCCTCCAGGAACGCCGCCGGGGCGACGAGGCGGACGAGCCCGACGGCGTCCTCGCAGGACGCCGGTGCGGCGCCCGCCGCCCCAGCCCGGCGCGCGACGACGCGGACCAGGTCCGCGCGTCCCTCGGCGCCGAGCTGGGCGCAGGCCGTCGGGCCGTCGCCGTCGGCCTGCGCCCGCAGGAACGTGTGCAGCACGTCGGCGACCCGGGCCTGGTCCGACGGCCGATGCCCGCCGCAGGCCGCGAGGGTGGCCGCCACGGCGATGCTGATGGCGCCGCACGGCCGACCGGCGATGGACATGGGTTCCCCTGCTGTCGGAGTGATGGGACGCCGATCCTCCGGCGCCGCCCGCCCCGGCACATCCGCGAGGAGCAGCGTCGTCCGTCCGTAGATGGCCGCGGCCGGCGTCCGCGCGCGGTGCGGATGCGCGTCGGCCCGGCGGGCGCTGTACTGGCGGCACCCGACCGGAAGGCAGGCGATGACCACGACGCACGCCGCGGCGGGCGACGCACCGTTGCACGATCCGGGCTCCGGGCCACCGGTCGCCGCGCTCGTCGGCCAAGGCCTGCCGGTGCCCTGCCTCGACGGCGTGCGCCGGCCCTACGCCGACCTCGACGCCGCGGCGTCGACGAGTGCGCTGCCGGCGGTCGCCGAGCGCGTCGCGGACGTCCTGCCGTGGTACTCGAGCGTGCACCGCGGCGCGGGCCACAAGTCCCAGCTGGCCACGGCGGCCTACGAGCGCGCCAGGGCCGACATCCTGGCCTTCGCCGGCCGGGATCCCGACCGCGACACGGCGATCCTCTGCCGCAACACGACCGAGGCGGTCAACCACCTCGCGCACCGCCTGCGCCTGGACCCGGCGGACGTCGTGGTCAGCACGGCGGTCGAGCATCACGCCAACCTGCTGCCGTGGGCGCGGGTGGCGACGCGGCGGTTCGTCGAGTGCGGCCTCGAGGGGACGTTCGACCTCGCGGCGGTCGTCGCCGCGCTGGACGCCCGGCCGGCCGCGCGGCTGCTGGCCGTGACCGGGGCCTCGAACATCACGGGCTGGCTGCCGCCGGTGGGAGCCATGATCGCCGAGGCGCACGCACGCGGCGTGCCCGTGCTCGTCGACGGCGCCCAGCGCGCACCGCACCTCCCGCTGCCGCCCGAGGCCGACTTCGTGGCCTTCAGCGGCCACAAGATGTACGCGCCCTACGGCGCCGGGGCGCTGATCGGCCCGCGCGACGCCTTCGCCGACGGCGAGCCGTTCCTGGCCGGCGGGGGCGCGGTGGAGTTCGTCTCGCTGGACGAGGTGATCTGGACGTCGCCGCCCGAGCGCGAGGAGGCGGGCTCGCCGAACGTGCTCGGCGCGCTCGCCCTCGGCACCGCGGCCGCGGAGCTCCCCGCGCTCGGCTGGGACCGGATCGCCGCCCACGACCGGGCGCTCGCGCAACGGCTGCGCGGGGGCCTGGCCGCAATCGGCGGCGTGCGCCTCCTGGGGCCCGGACTCGAGGTCGCCACGCTGCCGATCGCCACGTTCCTCATCGAGGGGGTGCCGCACGCGCTGGCCGCCGCGCGCCTGAGCGCGGAGTTCGGCGTCGGCGTGCGCCACGGCTGCTTCTGCGCCCATCCGTACCTGCAGCGGCTGCTGGGCCTGGACGCCGCCGGCACCCGGCGCTTCCGCGACGCCGCGGTGGACCGCGACCGGCGCGGGCGCCCGGGTGCGGTCCGCGCCTCGGCCGGGATCGCGACGACCATCCAGGACGTCGACCGCCTGCTCGAGGGCGTGGCCGCCGTCGCGTCCGGCCCGCCGCCGGTCGAGTACCTCAGGGACGCGGGCACCGGGGAGGCGTGGCCGGCCGGCTTCCCGCGGCCCGCGGAGCCCGGACGGGGCGGCTCCGGCGAGTCGTCGTGAGCGCAGGGGCCGAGGTGGTGGTGGTGGAGGGTGTGCGTCGCAGCTTCGGCGCGCTGGTGCCGGTGCTGCAGGACGTGAGCTTCCGCCTGGAGCCCGGTGAGCTCGTGCTGCTGCGCGGTCCCTCGGGAGCCGGCAAGAGCACCGTGCTCAACCTCGTCGCCGGCCTGGACCGTCCCGACGGCGGCGAGGTGCTGGTCGACGGCGTCCGGGTCGCCGGGCTCGGCCATCCGGCGCGCTTTCGCCGTGAGGTCGTCGGCTTCGTCTTCCAGCTGCATCACCTGCTGGCCGAGCTGACCGCCGAGGAGAACGTCGAGGTGCCGCTGATCCCCGCCCACCTGCGAAGGTCGCAGCGTCGGGCGCGGGCGCGCGCGGCCCTCGCCGAGGTCGGGCTCGGCGATCGCGCGACGCATCGTCCGGTGGAGCTCTCGGGCGGCGAGCGCCAGCTGACGGCCGTCGCGCGCGCGATCGTCGGCCGGCCGCGCCTGCTGCTGGCCGACGAGCCGACGGGGTCGCTGGACGCCATCGCCGGCGAGCGGGTCCTGGGCCTGATCGGCCGCCTGTCCCGCGACCAGGGCATGACGGTCCTGCTCGTCAGCCACGACCCGCGGGCGGCCGGGCGCGTCGATCGCGTCCTGGAGCTTCGCGACGGCCGGATCGTCGCGCCGGAGCCTCGGTAGTTCGTGGCACGACGGCACCGTGGACCCCCCGATGGCGCGCGGCGTCCTGCGGCGCAGGATCCCCG from the Baekduia soli genome contains:
- a CDS encoding YkvA family protein; this encodes MHVLAPVLVALGIALGVYAAAVLALIALGRRSDARAVAGFIPDCLVLARRLLGDDRVARRHKALVGALVVYLAMPFDLVPDVIPVAGQLDDAVLAALVLRVVLRGAGASLLREHWPGPERSLRVVERLAGGR
- a CDS encoding DUF2188 domain-containing protein, translated to MTGHPSVLHVSPGHDGAWVVADDEDRDTQLSRHADASEALRVATERLRRHGGGEVLVHDRYHHVHPHRCAGRV
- a CDS encoding slipin family protein, which gives rise to MSIVAIVLIVLAAVLVALALSAIRIVREYERVVVFRLGRLRGARGPGLVLVIPVIERTRWVNLQIDTADIPPQDLITKDNVTIRVEAAVFYRVVDPIKAVVAIRDYQHGVLRIAQTTLRATLGQHELDDLLAHQAAINDLLEQTIDAATEPWGINVVKVETRDVDLPDTMKRAMARQAEAERERRAKIIAAEGEFQAAERLSQAAGVIGREPGALTLRTLQTLAEVASEHNSTLVLPIPIDVLEAARRMAAPATPNGSSVR
- a CDS encoding VOC family protein, whose protein sequence is MDHLGLPVADVAASRRFYEAALAPLGFAVVMEVPGVAGAGFGVPGKPSFWIRPGGPAGPVHIAFHATDRGRVDAFHAAALQAGGTDNGPPGLRTHYHPGYYGAFVLDPDGNNVEAVCHTPSG
- a CDS encoding aminotransferase class V-fold PLP-dependent enzyme gives rise to the protein MTTTHAAAGDAPLHDPGSGPPVAALVGQGLPVPCLDGVRRPYADLDAAASTSALPAVAERVADVLPWYSSVHRGAGHKSQLATAAYERARADILAFAGRDPDRDTAILCRNTTEAVNHLAHRLRLDPADVVVSTAVEHHANLLPWARVATRRFVECGLEGTFDLAAVVAALDARPAARLLAVTGASNITGWLPPVGAMIAEAHARGVPVLVDGAQRAPHLPLPPEADFVAFSGHKMYAPYGAGALIGPRDAFADGEPFLAGGGAVEFVSLDEVIWTSPPEREEAGSPNVLGALALGTAAAELPALGWDRIAAHDRALAQRLRGGLAAIGGVRLLGPGLEVATLPIATFLIEGVPHALAAARLSAEFGVGVRHGCFCAHPYLQRLLGLDAAGTRRFRDAAVDRDRRGRPGAVRASAGIATTIQDVDRLLEGVAAVASGPPPVEYLRDAGTGEAWPAGFPRPAEPGRGGSGESS
- a CDS encoding DUF1330 domain-containing protein, producing the protein MAALYALNLFDLAPNDDYRAYARRSAQAVAEHHGRVVALGKLAGARTGGGVRPRQAMILVEWESPEAFQGFIDDPAHADLHPLRESGTTNYLWWTYDKLDDLRPLLAAAGAQPPAG
- a CDS encoding ABC transporter substrate-binding protein, translating into MTRRKFVARTAAAGSLVAAGGALAACGSSKSSTSNSAASTVGSGSKPKPVATGSAIGQELQKILGTPDALIAKGPGTFKIAGQFAISGAGSVYGLQQTAGFKYGAQHVAEWTNGKLQFDTKYYDNKSGVPQAEAAAGREAGLSKVPVLISSYIFGFGAILPFAKQYKMFSPDPGGGAGPIPGPFASAPYCYGFRSGYPTDCMEGIIKYFRETFPDKKRFVTVQPVIAPPYNNAVKDFLKKLWPKYNIDFAGDLLAPLGATDYSSTVQKVKQLNPDVVLWMTFGADPAYQAKEMRRQGVNVINAAVDHTSIVAKLAGSAWKGWYFGFDNLDTANPPNPWSKFFIDNWKKDNNGDTPGYFNAGDYITAFAVARLMNDILKAGGDIHNGDDYVKALEANPSFDHVYGGSATEVGKMVIDTKTHSPSAITMLLFQSKGTGNWLDTTPLATYGINAADYKKV
- a CDS encoding ABC transporter permease, whose translation is MLRLVLVDLRRHVARTVLTAAGVAMGVATIVALLSLSSGIERGASGLIHLGGSELGLFQGGVGDLTASTLPTSLVVRVRRTPGVRDATAVAVATGELTTRRSFLVFGVDPRGFVARRVVFLSGRPPLRAGEAALGDGAARTLGLGMGDRLPMVRGPARIVGVYHAGVPFEDQGAALTLAAVQRLLGRPGDATTIAVSLRPGARAADVGRRLERAFRGTVAISQPGQVTRVDTNSLLIREAAIVFVALALIIGGIGVANTMVLAAVERRRDFALLLAVGWPRRLVAALVLGQGLVLGLAGAVAGSVLGTVGAGLLVRATGASALVTPHVTAATFAVAIPLALATGALGSLYPAWWATRLRPAEALG
- a CDS encoding ABC transporter ATP-binding protein, with product MSAGAEVVVVEGVRRSFGALVPVLQDVSFRLEPGELVLLRGPSGAGKSTVLNLVAGLDRPDGGEVLVDGVRVAGLGHPARFRREVVGFVFQLHHLLAELTAEENVEVPLIPAHLRRSQRRARARAALAEVGLGDRATHRPVELSGGERQLTAVARAIVGRPRLLLADEPTGSLDAIAGERVLGLIGRLSRDQGMTVLLVSHDPRAAGRVDRVLELRDGRIVAPEPR